GTCTTTTGAGACAAGTAACTTACATTGCAATTAACAGACATGGCCGCATTGGTTAAAATAAGAATAACATTAAATGAGGTCACCTTTCCGTCTCAGCTGTAAAATGGATAATGGATGAATTCCCAGTTTGAATCAGATGGGATTTATGTACCCTGCAGTGCATTCTGGATGGCCGAGCACCAATGATATACTTTCATCGGACAAGTGAACATGATTAACATGACTGCACTCCGCAAACTGTCCTGATGCATTTGACAACCTGGTAAACTGATAAGAATCGATGATTTTGTTTCCtaccctttttttttaaaaaagaaaagatgCATTTTACTCACCTTCCAAGATCGCTAAAATGGATCTGCTTTTGAAGGTTGCAaaatattgtggcggctcccaagggtcgggccataccactaccgacccctcggcacgggaatggaccagtccaggggggcggtcctgtactaggtatataaggacaaggttttgggcgcgaagctatTCCAGCAGACTCGACCAGTCTGATAACTGAGAAATAAACCGaacgccccaaaatacccggctcctcgcctttatttcgggcctctcttgACGCGCCACAATATAGTCCTAGTGCACTTGAAATAAAAGATTAAGTCAGgagagaaaaaacaaaacaaaataagccTTAGGATCTACATCTACaaataatttgaggaaagacattcttgctattgagggagtacagcgtaggttcacaaggttaattcccgggatggcgggactgtcatacgatgaaagaatggagcgactgggcttgtattcactggaattaaggatgagaggggatcttatagaaacatataaaattattaagggattggacacgctagatgcaggaaacatgttcctgatgttgagggagtccagaaccaggggccacagtttaagaataaggggtaggccatttagaactgaaatgaggaaaaactttttcatagagagttgtgaatttgtggaattctctgcctcagaaggcagtggaggccaattcactggatgcattcaaaaaagagttagatatacctcttagggctagcggactcaaggggtatggggagaaggcaggaacggtactgattgtggatgatcagccatgatcacattgaatagcctactcctgcacctattgtctatgtatctatgtgaaATAGTTTATTGAAATAACCCGGCATAAGACTGAATTTAATCTTCTATTGCATTTATTTATCACAGGCACAGTTTACAACACTGGGGTGCAACCTCAATTTTCATAAGTTATTCTAATGTTAATAATGTGTGAGGAACACCAGAAATAAACAGACATTTTTCTACTTAATACAGAATGGATCATCATTTGGATTGTTACGTTTGAGTAGTTGGTGTCATCTTTCAGCAGATTCATTTTGCAATCTTTGTTGCACCACTTATGCACTTCTACAATTAATTATTTCCTGAAAGAAAAAAGAGTTTATAAGTCTTCAACTTTAAAAAGGAGAATTACGTCAAAGACCTGATGGGTATATGACTATTTGGTGATCTATTACAGGTGACCATGACCCACAAAGCATTACTGTTCTGTGTTTTTAAATCTCCATTTTATTTCTCATTGTAAATCAAAGACATGAAAATCTTTCAGCATAGATGAGTTAGACAAACTAAAACAATGAGCAGTAATGTGAAGTTAGTAAAAGTGAACCACACGAGGACAGGATTAGGTTAAATTCTTGTTGTATGTTCAAATCGTTCAATCATTTGTCGTCCAGACTAAATCATGATCCCCTACTCAAGGTACTGAAGTCAAGATATTAAACGACAAATCCATTGCAAGTTCAGGATTTAATAAGCTGCAATATTCAACAACAAAGGGTTGAAGGAGTTAAATCAGACAAGAATGAAAATCGAACAAAAAAGGTACAAGGAAGGAAAAATCTAAACTGCTATTTGGTCCACCTTAATTCAATCAAGGAAAAAAAAGTGCCattggtcaggcagtatttggagAGATGTTGTTTCGGTTCGggagtcttcagtctgaacatgaaatgtcaccaatccatatcctcaccagatgctgcctgatccactgaggtcctccagcactttttgtttttgtaaaccgcCATCTACATGATGGATGGTGCTCTCAACGGTAGATGGACTGAGACAGAAACTGATAATGCAAAAGTACTTTTCAGCATCCTTCGTGATGATATCAGTTCAGATTCCCAGTTAAGTCAAATGGAATGCAGAGACTATTGATCATGATTCAACTTAAGACACCAGCAGGAATAGATCCCAAATCTTCAGTTAAACCTATCTATTTGTAATGTGTTTCTGGATTTTTATCTCCCTGGAACTCCTGAGTTAGcttaaaaaatgtttattttaattgAATGCATACTCACTTGCATAACATTCAATTTCTTTActatataactaaaactctcatcttgtctgtttgatccttccttatttttgtgcccctgtcacacgatagcgtgacaattttaggaccaccttactcaacattgtcctggggtcaccttaagaccaatttgaatgaaacatgcattatattttttaagttagagacattttaaagtttaaaaaattacTTTTTCCAAGTCCTTGGCCGTCAGACGCGTTTGACCTGCCCGAGTGATGGgaatggcggccaatgagggagggggggttccgGGCCAACGAGCTACCGCtaacacccactccacccccccccacaacccctctcctcccctcacccactcaatctcccctcaaccttcaccTCCCTCATCCAACACCCCTGCCGGGAGGACTAGCCGAGTTTTCGGCGTCAGTCcacacgtgcgcagttggggcaaCCTACGATATTTCGATTGCGATGGTGCAatgagaggggggataaggggggtagaggggggatggagtgggtgagtggttgggggggaggggaggaggggggttcggggggaggggaggaggggggttcgcgggggtggagtgggtgagtgggggaggaggagggggggttcagggggggatggagtgggtgaatggggggggaggaggggggttcaggagggatggtgtgggtgagaggggaggaagggggataaggggggttcagggtggatggagtgggtgagtgggggggaggaggggaagggggaggggaaggtgctagaccaatgcagggggggataagggggattgaagggggatggagtgggtgagtggttgggggggtgaggaggggtggagtgggtgagaggggaggaggaggagggttcagggggatggggtgggtgagtgggggggaggggaggaagggggataagggggaggggaggaggggagttcagggaggatggagtgggtgaggaggggagggttgccccaggagaggaccgcaggagagatttggacctgctgagtatcttcaACACTTTGCATTTTGACATGGACAATTACATTCTTTTCagataataggcaatagacaataggtgcatttggcccttcgagccagcaatagacaatagacaataggtgcaggagtaggccattcagcccttcgagccagcaccgccattcaatgcgatcatggctgatcactctcaatcagtaccccgttcctgccttctccccataccccctcactccgctatccttaagagctctatccagctctcttgaaagcatccaacaaactggcctccactgccttctgaggcagagaattccacaccttcaccactgcaccgccattcaccgtgatcatggctgatcatgcacaatcagtaccccgttcctgccttctccccatatcacctgactccgcaatcattaagagctctatctaactctctcttgaaagcatccagagaattggcctccactgccttctgaggcagagaattccacagcttcacaacactctgagtgaaaaagttcttcctcatctccgctctaaatggcctaccccttatccttaaactgtggcccctggttcgggactcccccaacatcgggaacatgtttgctgcctctagcgtgtccaatcccttaataatcttatatgtttcaataaggttccttctcatcctaaattccagagtatacaagcccagtcgctccagtctttcaacatgtcatAACGACACTGAGAGCAGCATTTAAGCAAGGTAGGTGAGGCAAAGGGAAAATCCTTGGGAACATTAATGGAACAAATGCAGCAGCAAGAGTAGCTAATATCAGTGATTCTCCAGTTATGACACAAAGGAATTACATAAGAGCAATTTCACCCAATGAGATACTGCTAAGAGTCAATGAAATGACGGGAGGGATGGATGAGAAGGCCACCCACAAAGGATGCAGACTAGTTGAGAACATGAGAGAGATAGCTTCTTGGAACATTGGCAGGGACAAAATCTGATCATGCAAATTTAATTATGGAGTCTGGGAGAGATGagcaaactttattagccaatagCACATTCAAGGGCTCTGGAGATGAAAAAGGTTGGAGATGTAGTTCTGCTTTGCAAGAACAATGGGTTTGAAGGAGATTTTATTCTATGGAGGGGAGTAATGATGACACATCTAAAGAGGCAGAGCACCAAACAATATCAACTAATATCAGAGCCAGGAATCAAAAATGCAAGATATTGTTTGATCATGGTGTCCTCGGTACTAGATAGGTCAAAGCAGCTTCTTAAACAATAATGATGTTTGTACATCGTTGATGTACTATTCTAATtataaaataacattaaaattatCCTTACTCATTGTACAATGGCAGACCGTTATTGGATGCCATGATGTGTTTTGTATGCTTGAACATCCTGATCATGTTGCTTGAAGAGCTGAATATTTAACAGAATAAGTGCAGAATAAATAGTACATCTGTGAGCATTTTATTATACCTACAGTACACAGGTGATTTATTTGATCCCCAATGAATAATTCAGCTGGTAGTGTCATAAATAACCTTTACTGCCTGTAGACATATAATGACACTTTCAACTGTTTGTTTGGTCACCTTCACAGTTTGCGATCGCAATGAATAACTACAACAAATTATGACAATGAAGCAGATAGAGAAGAAACCCTACAACCTCTAATCTAAATTATTAATCAAATTCTGCTGCAGAAATTTGCTTCAATGCTCAGGACTAAAGatgacaaaaggcaaatcatCAAATCCAAGCAACATTCTGTGGTCTCTGCTGGACAATGTTACTAGATGTAGGACCATATTTCATTACGAATTATAGATTTCAATGTTGTGGATTTCCAGAAAAATTTTACACTTGAAATAACAGAAGAAAATTAATGAAAGTCAAAATACTGCAAACCTTAATAAGACAATCAACATTTCCATCAATATTGTTATTTCAGTTTTCAAacatctgatttttaaaaaaggttgCATTTCAGTTTTGAAAACATgggtcaattttttttaaatgaatcacTGGTTTCCACAATGTTCAGTAATTCAAGGTCAGGTAAGAATATATCAGACAAAATCCAACTGATATCCCCATTCTCAATGCTTAGAACATTTCGAAAAAAATGATGCTTTTGGAAATCCATCCTATCAACTCAGATTGGGATGGGTTACTGGTGATAAACTACAGTTCAATTATAGTAATTGCAAGTAGAGTGAACGTTATATGGAGCATGCATGGGGATAGAGGTAAAAGGAGATTAAAAACAGAAGCAAATAATAAATGTAGGAGGACCATTCAAATTGATAGAGGCCAGAAAAATGACTTCATTGTTGAATGGTACAAGCTGTAGAGTCTTCATAATGTTCTGATCTATTTTTTtcaaatttaaaatattaatagcCTACAAAATTAAATGGGCAGTGACCATGCAATATTATATTGATGAACATCATCATTGGCTAGGGCTTATGACCCAAACTAAGCTCAGCTTTCTTCAACTTATTCAAAGCAAGGCCCCAATCtaaatgcaatttttaaaattttacaatCATTTCCTATCCCTGACATTATTCAGAAAGCAGCCTGTTATCTGTACCAGATCACACTTGTGAATTCATCTCAGAAATTGTAATTTCCTTAATGAATATCAGTTTTGCCTGATGGAAGTCACTACCGCAGAGAATAGGCAGGATTTTTAGCACACTAATATAATGTTTACCATACCACTACCCTGTTTGGGGATATTGTGTTAAAACAATCCAGGAAAATCTACTTAATAATCTCAAGTCAACTTACAGGCTTTCAGGTCTCTGCATAGAGAAATAGCAATGAAGTGCTCGGAGGATAATCTTATGCACTGTGACAGAAACAGATGTGCTTCATGTATTAAATTCAGGGGAACTTTAATTGTAGAAGGCTTTAAGACAGACAAGATTCTTTCCAGGTGGCTATTGCATTGGCCAGTAGTATGCCAAAAGACAATACAAGCCTACTCTTGCTCTTACTTTTAACATTCTGGTTATCTATTTAAACATTGTTTTCCAGACTGCTGTAAACAAAATTACTTACTTGTTAAGCAATTGCAAATATTTCAAGTATTAGATaaacaaataatttaaaatgcCAACAGATGTCAAAAAGTATAAGATGTCACATcacattttatttattcattcaccaTATATGGCATCATTTATTGCCCATGTCTGTGTGTCCTTAAAAATATTACAGACTGCATTATCATAGAAGGTGGTAATGCTCAAAGCTCCTTCAGTTGTTGTCCACTGCCATTCATGCAAATATATAGTAGGACTAGGTTGAATTTAATGAATTGGCGGTAGGATTTCTTAGTTCTGCTGCAGATGGCTGCTTCTGGTGCTTTGCATGCTTTTATTTTATCACATGTGGTATCTGCCTATGGTTCTGCTGAAGACAGGTCAGGAAAATAGGGATGTCAGTAGGTATAAAGTGGTTGTGTAGGAGAAGCTTTGATCTTCAAATATTTAGTTCATGAAAATTTCTGTTCACCCATTGCTATGTGTTGGACTAACAGTACGACAGCCTGGGGTTGAGACATAGAAATAGATATTGACTACGTACTCATGAAAACTAATTTTCAGATCTATTTCCTAATAGGTCTATTTTCAGATGATTCCATCTGAAGAGATGAAAATTGGTAGGAAATAGGATGGACTGCCAATAGTGGAACTTGTTCACAGAGATAACAGTGCAAGAGCCCACTATGCAACCACTGtaggtgtagaaacaaggaactgtagatgctggtttacaaaaaaagacaaagtgctggaataactcagcaggtcagacatcagCATCTCTGTGATGTCTTTCTAATCTATGTCTTAGATAATTTGCAAATTTCCCACGAATAAAACCGTAATGTACTTCTAAAAACGACAGATTTTGCAATGAAATTTTGCTGGGAAAGAGTGTAGCAGAAGCTACATGAATCTAAATGCTCCAAATACTGATCATATCAGGTAGGATCATATCAGCTCGAAATGTTAAATCCTTTTCTGTCTCGAGATGCTGTTCAACttgttgaacatttccagcacTTTTATTCTATTTTGGGTTCCCAGCATCTACTATTTTGATTTTAGCTTATTTTAGAAAGGAtttaatagtcaagtcaagtcaagtcaattttatttgtatagcacatttaaaaacaacccacgttgaccaaagtgctgtacatctgattaggtactaaggaaaaaaatgaaacatacagtagcacgcaaacagttcacagcgcctcctcaatgagcctcaaacgctagggagtagacaTATATAATAGTGTATATTGTGTAAAATAACAAGTTTACCAGGATCACTTTGGTTCATCAATACTTAGATTAGGAAATTTGTGAGAGGATAACTCTTATGCAATTCAAAATGTAAAGttaaattttatattttacaaaaaCGGCTACTGATGCAACTTATTTTTCAAGTTAAAATCCTTTGTTGTAATGCTGCTGTAAATGCTGTAAAATATTCTATCTTTTCATCTTAACtctttgtatttttttaatatttacttCTACAGTATTGCTTACCAGAGTCCAGAGTGCTATTGTGCTTCCAAAGGCCAAGCCAACTCGTATCCAGTTTGGATTAGTGTAGTCAGGTTTCCTTGCAGTGAAAACAGATCGAGTCAGTACTGAAAATAAAAAGGACATTTCATTGTTTTCTAGCATGAAATGACATTAATTTTACATTGTCACCGTGAACCTCATACAACAAAATTCATCCATCAGTGTTCAGAAAAAATTAAGCTAGCCATTTTCCAACCTCAGCTTCTTTCCATTGAACCTTATTGTGAAGAATGCACTCGAAGACATTAAGACACTATCCCTTCAAAGCTGAATACATTCAGAGCCGACTCATAAAAGTTAGATAACTTGGAAAGGGAATATGAATTCACAGCTCAACATGTGTTACAATTTTCAAGAAATACTTATGATTCTCAATTTTGAAAATACTTCACAGCTAGCCAACACATTGATTTATATTCCACAAGGGAAGATAACAAATGATGGAAAAGTTCAAACAGATATTGGCTAcgagggatttaaaaaaattctttatgccctacattttatttaatttgcagATTTATTTTAGTTGAATTGCCCTTAAATATGAAAGCAAGGAACATACAAGGCTTTTATTGAACTCTCTTGTATAATCTTTGTGAGGAAATGTCAAGTAATTCAACCTTGCATTCTCTTTAAAATACACTTCCTTGTTCACCTTCCACCTCAACCTTATTTCCAATGGCTCCATCAAATCTTCACCCTCTCTCACAAACATTAGGATTCCAGGTGTGCCCACCCCAAAATCTATCTCTTGGATTTGCCTCCTTTCACTGGTTTCCTTTGAAGCCTTGTGAAGCCGGCATTCCAACTGTCAATCCAAATATGACCAAAAAAATTACATTCTGCAGTATCTGTTTCCAAACATTAGAACTAGCAGGCCAGCAAGTGCAACAGAGTTAACTACTACAGAACAGGTAGAAAACATATTTGGATAGCTAACATATCATCGAAAGAAACAAAAGGCTTGCAAACAGTGATATGGAGAATTAGAATAAAGACGGCCAAGATAACACAGAACAGGGTGAGAGTgtaaatgtttattattttttaaatcccaTTCATGCAAATTATTTAATATTACAAGAATTATGCCAATgaacatttacaaaaaaaagacagtgtgCCACAGAGGGAGATACACAAGGACGGAAGACAAAATACTTGCTCAAAAGAGTAAAATGAAGAAAAAGCACATTTTGAGTGAATTCCAGAGTTCAGGCTCTTGGTAGCTGAATTCACAACTGCCAACTATGTACATGCATGCAAATATGAAGCACAAAGGTTATAGGGCTGAAGGACATTACAAAGACAGGGAGAGGAAAGGCAATGGAAAGATTTGAAAACATGAATAAGATTTACTTCAGTATTCCATTACAGGGAGCCAATATAGACCAGCACGTGGAAAAACAAAGGCCAACAGGACAGATGTGAGTTAGGGCACAGATAGAAGAGTTACAGAGATGCAAAGTTAATAGAAAATAGGAAAGAATGAGGCCAACCAACAATATTTTCCGCAGAAAATAATCCAGGCATATACATTTTGCAATTCTCTGAACAGGACACACATAAGCAGACACATTCCTGTTCATGGCCAAATCACAATAAGGTAGTGAATATGGCTTTTTCATCTTTACTTTAGTAGGTCTACCAAGAATAAACTCCATGTTCAGAGTATCATGGATCTTTCTACATTCAAGAGAAAGATCAAAAATACTTCCGTTCAGGCAGCTCAGATGCTATGAATGATGATATTTTGGCCACCTTTGTCAAGAACAAAGgacactgggacatgttgggcaagttctgccgaagggcctgtttccacactgtatcactctgactttaAGAACCTGAACAACATTAGACAGGTTGATCTTCAATAATAGAATATCTGAATCTCCCCTTGACATTGACTGATATTGACTGATATTAACATTGCAGAATTCTCATACTCTCAACATCATCATAGAATTAAAATCGGAAAATGTGTACCTGGGCGGAAAGATGCAATTGAAGGAAAATGTTAACTattaaatgaaacaaaaaaatatgaACATATTATGAATTATGTGGAAATGGTCAGGGATACGTTGAGAATTTCCAAAACTCCCAGTAGTTTAAACACATTCCCTGTAGATAGTCCATACTTTTGTGGGGTTCCCAAGTATTGTTAGAGTGGTAGTGGATAAAACATCTTCTAATTT
This region of Rhinoraja longicauda isolate Sanriku21f chromosome 1, sRhiLon1.1, whole genome shotgun sequence genomic DNA includes:
- the ndufc1 gene encoding NADH dehydrogenase [ubiquinone] 1 subunit C1, mitochondrial isoform X2: MWAPRALLRSPALGTVLTRSVFTARKPDYTNPNWIRVGLAFGSTIALWTLLFKQHDQDVQAYKTHHGIQ